In one window of Apium graveolens cultivar Ventura unplaced genomic scaffold, ASM990537v1 ctg7464_2, whole genome shotgun sequence DNA:
- the LOC141704136 gene encoding autophagy-related protein 8C-like, with protein MAKNSFKSEHPLERRQAEAARIREKYPDRIPVIVEKAEKTDIPDIDKKKYLVPADLTVGQFVYVVRKRIKLSAEKAIFIFVKNILPPTAAMLSAIYEENKDEDGFLYMTYSGENTFGSD; from the exons ATGGCCAAGAATTCCTTCAAATCGGAGCACCCTCTCG AGAGGCGACAGGCTGAAGCTGCCCGCATCAGGGAGAAGTACCCTGACAgaattcca GTTATTGTTGAGAAGGCAGAAAAAACCGACATACCTGacattgacaagaaaaa ATACCTTGTTCCTGCTGATTTAACTGTTGGGCAGTTTGTCTATGTGGTACGGAAgaggataaagctaagtgctgaGAAGGCAATATTCATCTTTGTTAAGAATATTTTACCACCAACTG CTGCCATGTTGTCTGCTATCTATGAAGAGAACAAAGATGAGGATGGTTTTCTTTATATGACGTACAGCGGCGAGAATACATTTGGATCTGATTGA